From the Senegalimassilia faecalis genome, one window contains:
- a CDS encoding dimethyl sulfoxide reductase anchor subunit family protein: protein MELQWPLILFTTLVAWSAGVFGCQGVLALAGAGKKSQQLLTVLSCVLLAASGVAVFFHLQHWERIFNGFGHLTSGITQELIAIVVFVVVAVAFFAMARKSADGGTVPKWMAWVAIAISVVLAAVCAHSYMMAARPVWNSVLEVLSIVGAACILGPATCAVVLAAKGDAVDVCGLPAVVGSAVGAACTAAYAAVIQMGGGAFTQVGYYFDPTVPTKEMANAAATAAGQAPLLWLGAVVVGALVPLVCCVLARKKGDAAVWKAFGAVAVVAGVVGAICLRVAFYNMGLSVFMFY, encoded by the coding sequence ATGGAATTGCAATGGCCTTTGATTTTGTTCACCACGCTGGTGGCCTGGTCGGCCGGCGTGTTCGGCTGCCAGGGCGTGCTGGCGCTTGCGGGCGCGGGCAAGAAGTCGCAGCAGCTGCTGACGGTTTTGAGCTGCGTGCTTCTGGCGGCGTCCGGCGTGGCGGTGTTCTTCCACCTGCAGCATTGGGAGCGCATCTTCAACGGTTTCGGGCACTTGACCAGCGGCATTACGCAGGAGCTGATCGCGATCGTCGTGTTCGTGGTGGTGGCCGTGGCGTTTTTCGCCATGGCGCGCAAGTCGGCCGACGGCGGCACCGTGCCGAAGTGGATGGCGTGGGTTGCCATCGCGATTTCGGTGGTGCTGGCCGCGGTGTGCGCGCATTCGTACATGATGGCGGCGCGCCCGGTGTGGAATAGCGTGCTTGAGGTGCTGTCGATCGTGGGCGCCGCGTGCATTTTGGGGCCCGCCACGTGCGCCGTGGTGCTGGCCGCGAAGGGCGACGCGGTTGACGTGTGCGGCCTGCCGGCTGTGGTGGGTTCCGCCGTGGGCGCCGCGTGCACGGCGGCGTATGCGGCCGTTATCCAGATGGGCGGCGGCGCGTTTACGCAGGTGGGGTATTATTTCGACCCCACTGTGCCCACGAAGGAGATGGCGAATGCGGCCGCGACGGCGGCCGGACAGGCGCCGCTTCTGTGGCTGGGTGCCGTGGTTGTGGGCGCGCTGGTGCCGCTGGTGTGCTGCGTGCTTGCCCGCAAGAAGGGCGACGCGGCGGTTTGGAAGGCGTTCGGCGCCGTGGCCGTGGTGGCAGGCGTCGTCGGCGCCATCTGCCTGCGCGTGGCCTTCTACAACATGGGCCTGAGCGTGTTCATGTTCTACTGA
- a CDS encoding 4Fe-4S dicluster domain-containing protein has product MTHYAILTDLNKCVGCLACSISCKVVNNVPIGSYWNKVLRIGPNPRQEGGQWPDVYTYFLTVQCQHCKNPACVQVCPTEASHVLADGTVQIDKSKCIGCQFCAMACPYGVRYLNEEERVVEKCTLCEQKVAQGELPQCVSQCGGRARFFGDLEKGIESFEAPGAPLEGDKSYDAQVKSRIRLGDATGEGCDYPVKPYKDSEVYHLPNVGNDPGFVYILRNEQWQGQE; this is encoded by the coding sequence ATGACGCATTACGCGATTCTGACCGACCTCAACAAGTGCGTCGGTTGCCTTGCCTGCTCCATCAGCTGCAAGGTTGTGAACAACGTGCCTATCGGCAGCTACTGGAACAAGGTGCTGCGCATCGGCCCGAACCCGCGCCAGGAAGGCGGCCAGTGGCCCGACGTGTACACGTACTTCCTGACGGTGCAGTGCCAGCACTGCAAGAACCCCGCGTGCGTGCAGGTGTGCCCCACCGAGGCCAGCCACGTGCTTGCCGACGGCACCGTACAGATCGACAAGTCGAAGTGCATCGGCTGCCAGTTCTGTGCGATGGCCTGCCCTTATGGCGTTCGCTATCTGAACGAGGAAGAGCGCGTGGTGGAGAAGTGCACGCTGTGCGAGCAGAAGGTGGCCCAAGGCGAGCTGCCGCAGTGCGTCAGCCAGTGCGGCGGGCGTGCGCGTTTCTTCGGCGACCTGGAGAAGGGCATCGAGAGCTTCGAGGCGCCCGGCGCGCCGCTTGAGGGCGACAAGTCCTACGACGCGCAGGTCAAGTCGCGCATCCGCTTGGGCGATGCGACGGGCGAGGGGTGCGACTACCCGGTGAAGCCGTACAAGGACTCTGAGGTGTATCACCTGCCGAACGTGGGCAACGACCCCGGGTTCGTGTACATCCTGCGCAACGAGCAGTGGCAGGGACAGGAATGA
- a CDS encoding molybdopterin-containing oxidoreductase family protein has protein sequence MGKFNMTRRTFTKMAAVSAAALGVAGIEGEALAETKGAATQTAGEVKHIRSCCRGCGKMECGVWVTVQDGRVIKSEGDESAFQSAGNHCAKGQASLQAAYHPTRLRYPLRRTGAKGEDPAWERITWDEAYKTTADTIREKQDKYGKETCIFMGGTSRIWAMGPYGSLKSCFGSPNGIQANEICKGPRFYATSLDASNAYSWMEVVGRPHVFVQWGGASELSNYDDSCRTTVDVATRADTHIIVDPRQTNLGKEADIWVNLRPGTDGAVANCWAQVIIENDLIDDMYVRKWMNAPMLVVEEASFEPTECASTQQSKKIKTRLLKESDIKEGGSSGRFMVLNELSGELSYYDTTADNPGWKGEDWQPATEGREAKQPGLDATGQTQGFVLDYTPFPDGLYPALFTESGGHEVTLKDGTKVHVRTVWEHYIDFLQDYTPEKTSKITGVDADVLKKAALAYATRVDPSTGYGNGGIQYMLAPEHACNSVQNQRACDLVAGITGNMDVPGGMRGSTPGWPYFDLAMCIGDSKEIPKYDSSKILGSERFPMIGSDCGPGWADCTSIYDAINTSDPYPVTVGIGQTGDFMNQGNSIYNSEQLCKLDFWCAIDLWHTPTVDMVADIVMPAAHWMELDCIRKSQGSSGAFGATVKAIDPPGEAKNDLEIVVGLYKAAGIPYFDEEKHGAKWLEGEACVDACNEVALAGFRIPKWADFKEEFQKNGWFDSKVEKREDWGIYRRYQIGNGHISGGFPPTPKQRQGWNTTTHKQEIWSTVLESWLVNGVNNGGVTPNMAYSEEKFSDKEVFPLFKEAPHSPVEEPDSYTDDNAFLLTTGRRQGTYFHSEHRQLPWCREQWPVPRLEMNPVDAQRLGLEQGDWVWIESAYEATPYTEAFTHKIREVVDLYYGIEPGVVNAEHQWWYPELEQADHGFKLSGVNCLIDRHAQDRICGSSNLRAYPVRVYKATAENSPFGNPVPCGDDGTPIIHTCDDPRLKDWLPDYDSPRGEE, from the coding sequence ATGGGCAAGTTCAACATGACGCGCCGGACGTTCACGAAGATGGCGGCAGTATCTGCCGCTGCGCTCGGCGTGGCGGGAATCGAGGGAGAAGCCCTAGCCGAAACCAAGGGGGCGGCAACGCAGACGGCGGGCGAGGTCAAGCACATCCGCTCGTGCTGCCGCGGGTGCGGCAAGATGGAATGCGGCGTGTGGGTGACCGTGCAAGACGGCCGCGTCATCAAGTCCGAAGGCGACGAGAGCGCGTTCCAGTCGGCCGGCAACCACTGCGCGAAGGGCCAGGCCAGCCTGCAGGCGGCCTACCATCCCACGCGCCTGCGCTATCCGCTGCGCCGCACGGGCGCGAAGGGCGAAGACCCCGCGTGGGAGCGCATCACCTGGGACGAGGCGTACAAGACCACGGCCGACACCATCCGCGAGAAGCAGGACAAATACGGCAAGGAAACCTGCATCTTCATGGGCGGCACGTCGCGCATCTGGGCCATGGGCCCCTACGGCAGCCTGAAGTCGTGCTTCGGCAGCCCCAACGGCATCCAGGCCAACGAGATCTGCAAGGGCCCGCGCTTCTACGCCACCAGCCTTGACGCGTCGAATGCGTACAGCTGGATGGAAGTGGTGGGGCGCCCGCACGTGTTCGTGCAGTGGGGTGGCGCGTCGGAGCTTTCGAACTACGACGACAGCTGCCGCACCACCGTGGACGTGGCCACGCGCGCCGATACGCACATCATCGTGGACCCGCGCCAAACGAACCTGGGCAAGGAGGCCGACATCTGGGTGAACCTGCGCCCCGGCACCGACGGCGCTGTGGCGAACTGCTGGGCCCAGGTCATCATCGAGAACGACCTCATCGACGACATGTACGTGCGCAAATGGATGAACGCGCCCATGCTGGTGGTGGAAGAGGCGTCGTTCGAGCCCACCGAGTGCGCCTCGACGCAGCAGTCGAAGAAGATCAAGACGCGCCTGCTGAAGGAATCCGACATCAAGGAAGGCGGGTCTTCGGGCCGCTTCATGGTGCTCAACGAGCTGTCCGGCGAGCTTTCGTACTATGACACCACGGCCGACAACCCCGGGTGGAAAGGCGAAGACTGGCAGCCGGCCACCGAGGGCCGCGAGGCGAAGCAGCCCGGCCTGGACGCCACGGGACAAACGCAAGGTTTCGTGCTTGACTACACGCCGTTCCCCGATGGGTTGTACCCGGCACTGTTCACGGAATCGGGCGGACACGAGGTGACGCTGAAGGACGGCACGAAGGTGCACGTGCGCACCGTGTGGGAGCACTACATCGACTTCTTGCAGGACTACACGCCCGAGAAGACGTCGAAGATCACGGGCGTGGACGCCGACGTGCTGAAGAAGGCGGCGCTGGCCTACGCCACGCGCGTGGACCCGTCCACCGGCTACGGCAACGGCGGCATCCAGTACATGCTGGCGCCCGAGCACGCGTGCAACTCCGTGCAGAACCAGCGCGCCTGCGACCTGGTGGCGGGCATCACGGGCAACATGGACGTGCCCGGCGGCATGCGCGGCTCCACGCCGGGCTGGCCGTACTTCGACCTGGCCATGTGCATCGGCGACTCGAAGGAGATCCCGAAGTACGACTCCAGCAAGATTCTGGGCTCCGAGCGCTTCCCGATGATTGGCAGCGACTGCGGCCCGGGCTGGGCGGACTGCACGTCGATCTACGACGCCATCAACACCAGCGACCCGTATCCGGTCACCGTCGGCATCGGCCAGACGGGCGACTTCATGAACCAGGGCAACTCCATCTACAACTCCGAGCAGCTGTGCAAGCTGGACTTCTGGTGCGCCATCGACCTGTGGCACACGCCGACGGTGGACATGGTGGCCGACATCGTCATGCCGGCGGCGCACTGGATGGAGCTCGACTGCATCCGCAAATCGCAGGGCTCTTCGGGCGCGTTCGGCGCCACGGTGAAGGCCATCGACCCGCCCGGCGAGGCGAAAAACGACCTGGAAATCGTGGTGGGGCTGTACAAGGCCGCCGGCATTCCGTACTTCGACGAGGAGAAGCACGGCGCGAAGTGGCTGGAAGGCGAAGCGTGCGTGGACGCGTGCAACGAGGTTGCGCTTGCCGGTTTCCGCATTCCGAAATGGGCCGATTTCAAGGAAGAGTTCCAGAAGAACGGCTGGTTCGACTCGAAGGTGGAAAAGCGCGAGGACTGGGGCATCTACCGTCGCTACCAGATTGGCAACGGGCACATTTCCGGCGGTTTCCCGCCCACGCCCAAGCAGCGCCAGGGCTGGAACACTACGACGCACAAGCAGGAGATTTGGTCGACGGTGCTTGAATCGTGGCTGGTCAACGGTGTGAACAACGGCGGCGTGACGCCGAACATGGCCTACTCGGAGGAAAAGTTCTCCGACAAGGAAGTGTTCCCGCTGTTCAAGGAGGCGCCGCACAGCCCCGTCGAGGAACCCGATTCCTACACCGACGACAACGCGTTTTTGCTGACGACGGGCCGTCGCCAGGGCACGTACTTCCACAGCGAGCACCGGCAGCTGCCGTGGTGCCGCGAGCAGTGGCCCGTGCCGCGCTTGGAGATGAATCCCGTTGACGCGCAGCGCCTGGGGCTTGAGCAGGGCGACTGGGTGTGGATCGAGTCGGCGTACGAGGCGACGCCGTACACCGAGGCGTTCACGCACAAGATTCGCGAAGTCGTGGACCTGTACTACGGCATCGAGCCCGGCGTGGTGAACGCGGAGCACCAGTGGTGGTACCCCGAGCTTGAACAGGCTGATCACGGCTTCAAGCTTTCCGGCGTGAACTGCCTGATCGACCGCCATGCGCAGGACCGCATCTGCGGCTCGTCGAACCTGCGCGCCTACCCGGTGCGCGTGTACAAGGCCACGGCGGAGAATTCCCCGTTCGGCAACCCCGTGCCGTGCGGCGACGACGGTACGCCCATCATCCACACGTGCGACGACCCGCGCCTGAAAGATTGGCTGCCCGACTACGACAGCCCGAGGGGGGAGGAGTAA
- a CDS encoding helix-turn-helix transcriptional regulator: protein MQQNHVPTAAELIVGAALGCNTAWVSMAFKSLSLYTGLAQSEVILDTVYLVSIVCVALMLVVAGVYDQATERLLSRKESMWALPALVAASTLAMPASAALPDGASVVGMVAAGAVAGVASGLFLIRFGIAFSRLSTSSCIIGATTGTVLASLLFALFLLFDRLSACAFAASMPVLAGLLLSYGMHMLVDQGKAEPESASAHDAQACGGSSRGSKSELSRLTAKLAASSVLVGFSAEVVRTLYVQMGVKDLGGTAYALVEGGGAFAATVIVVGIALLLATLKTPRMARNIYHFLILLLVAGALMLLVPVVYGQRAALVPHALNSASYACFGMLMWTILAGVCNRWPAQRARTFALVRAGWAAGPLLGLVVGRFVLHGVGISIDSAMPVMMASVIAILAASGFAFSETDLVRAMDLLPLQRKQHFREKCAKVAADYALSEREHEVMVLLAKGRNLPFIQEELLLSKSTVSTHRQHIYAKLDIHSQQELINLVQETQT from the coding sequence ATGCAGCAAAACCACGTCCCAACGGCCGCCGAGCTGATTGTCGGCGCAGCCCTCGGGTGCAATACGGCATGGGTGTCCATGGCGTTCAAAAGCCTGTCGCTGTACACGGGACTTGCCCAAAGCGAGGTGATTCTCGACACCGTCTACCTGGTGTCCATCGTGTGCGTGGCGCTGATGCTTGTCGTCGCCGGCGTGTACGACCAGGCAACCGAGCGGCTGCTTTCGCGCAAGGAAAGCATGTGGGCGCTGCCCGCCCTTGTTGCCGCAAGCACGCTTGCCATGCCGGCAAGCGCCGCGCTGCCCGACGGCGCGAGCGTTGTGGGCATGGTTGCCGCCGGCGCCGTGGCCGGCGTGGCGTCGGGGCTGTTCCTCATCCGCTTCGGCATCGCGTTCAGCCGGCTTTCCACCAGCTCGTGCATCATCGGCGCGACAACGGGCACGGTGCTCGCGTCGCTGCTGTTCGCGCTGTTTTTGCTGTTCGACCGCCTTTCGGCCTGCGCCTTCGCCGCCAGCATGCCCGTGCTGGCCGGGCTGCTGCTGTCCTACGGCATGCACATGCTCGTAGACCAAGGCAAAGCCGAACCCGAAAGCGCCAGCGCACACGATGCGCAGGCGTGCGGCGGCTCTTCGCGTGGCAGCAAAAGCGAGCTTTCGCGCCTGACAGCCAAGCTGGCCGCAAGCTCGGTGCTGGTGGGGTTCTCCGCCGAGGTCGTGCGCACGCTGTACGTGCAAATGGGCGTGAAAGACCTTGGCGGCACAGCATATGCCCTGGTCGAAGGCGGAGGCGCATTTGCGGCCACCGTCATCGTCGTCGGCATCGCGCTGCTACTTGCCACACTGAAAACGCCGCGCATGGCACGCAACATCTACCACTTCCTTATTCTGCTGCTGGTTGCCGGAGCGCTCATGCTGCTGGTGCCCGTCGTGTACGGGCAGCGCGCCGCGCTGGTGCCGCACGCGCTGAACTCCGCGTCGTACGCGTGCTTCGGCATGCTCATGTGGACGATCCTGGCCGGCGTGTGCAACCGCTGGCCGGCGCAGCGTGCGCGCACGTTCGCCCTCGTGCGCGCAGGTTGGGCGGCCGGCCCGCTGCTGGGACTGGTGGTCGGGCGGTTCGTGCTGCACGGCGTGGGCATCAGCATCGACAGCGCCATGCCCGTGATGATGGCCAGCGTCATCGCCATCCTTGCGGCCAGCGGCTTCGCGTTCTCCGAGACCGACCTCGTGCGCGCCATGGACCTACTGCCCCTGCAACGCAAGCAGCACTTCCGCGAGAAATGCGCCAAAGTGGCCGCCGACTACGCGCTGTCCGAGCGCGAGCACGAGGTGATGGTGCTGCTGGCAAAAGGCCGCAACCTGCCGTTCATCCAGGAAGAGCTGCTGCTCTCGAAAAGCACCGTCAGCACGCACCGCCAGCACATCTACGCCAAACTTGACATCCACTCCCAACAAGAACTCATCAACCTGGTGCAAGAAACCCAAACATGA
- a CDS encoding hybrid sensor histidine kinase/response regulator has product MGLFGSHSKRNENSASQLFEAACAQADPNTSFLLRASDLYPVHIAPSFQHVFGVEPARLVDDVETLLRFVPDEDRARIKRIIGTWDRTTPLTLDSDYRMPNDAAATKHIRATFTSVEGGEYTLVTATDVTDEHETIETAREQESHAMKNAQERTDFMSQLSHEIRTPLNGIKGMIALAQEHHTKEERLLDDLARATKLSDYLLSLVNDVLDMSRLNSGHVELEARPFDIRLVANELVAMFEAQAREKGIDYRVETEDCHSMFLIGDRMRLNQIIVNFISNALKFTDAGGHVTVTFREMYRRDDEVNYMIRVRDTGKGMDPRFTSRIFEPFEQEDRTIARRYGGTGLGMAITGALVELMQGEIVVDTELGRGTDFTTYIPFGLATQQQADELASAGETLEMFHSKESDATQYNFEGKHFLMAEDNDFNAEIAIELLGTLGVTVDHANDGPVVVDMFEKAPAGTYDAILMDIQMPTFNGWEATRRIRALDKDDAKTVPIIALSANNYVEDARQSREAGMNGHTGKPIEMDELKAQLAAATAESAYLGGK; this is encoded by the coding sequence ATGGGATTGTTCGGCTCACATAGCAAACGCAACGAAAACAGCGCATCGCAGCTGTTCGAGGCCGCGTGCGCCCAAGCGGACCCGAACACCAGCTTCCTGTTGCGCGCAAGCGACCTGTACCCCGTCCACATCGCGCCAAGCTTCCAGCACGTGTTCGGCGTCGAGCCGGCGCGCCTGGTCGACGACGTCGAAACGCTTCTGCGCTTCGTGCCCGACGAGGACCGCGCGCGCATCAAGCGCATCATCGGCACATGGGACCGCACAACGCCGCTCACGCTCGATTCCGACTACCGCATGCCGAACGACGCCGCGGCCACCAAGCACATCCGCGCCACGTTCACCTCGGTCGAGGGCGGCGAATACACCCTGGTCACGGCCACGGACGTCACCGACGAGCACGAAACCATCGAAACAGCGCGCGAACAAGAGTCGCACGCCATGAAAAATGCCCAGGAGCGCACGGACTTCATGAGCCAGTTGAGCCACGAAATCCGCACGCCGCTTAACGGCATCAAGGGCATGATCGCGCTGGCGCAGGAGCATCACACGAAAGAAGAGCGCCTACTCGACGACCTGGCCCGCGCCACGAAGCTGTCCGACTACCTGTTGTCGCTGGTCAACGACGTGCTCGACATGAGCCGTCTCAACAGCGGCCACGTCGAGTTGGAAGCGCGCCCGTTCGACATCCGCCTAGTGGCCAACGAGCTGGTGGCCATGTTCGAGGCGCAGGCGCGCGAAAAAGGCATCGACTACCGCGTGGAAACCGAGGACTGCCACAGCATGTTCCTCATCGGCGACCGCATGCGCCTCAACCAAATCATCGTGAACTTCATCTCGAACGCGCTGAAGTTCACCGACGCCGGCGGCCACGTCACGGTCACGTTCCGCGAAATGTACCGCCGCGACGACGAAGTCAACTACATGATTCGCGTGCGCGACACCGGCAAGGGCATGGACCCGCGCTTCACCAGCCGCATCTTCGAGCCCTTCGAGCAGGAAGACCGCACCATCGCGCGGCGCTACGGCGGCACGGGCCTGGGCATGGCCATCACCGGCGCACTCGTGGAGCTAATGCAGGGCGAAATCGTCGTGGACACCGAGCTGGGCCGCGGCACGGACTTCACCACGTACATCCCCTTCGGCCTGGCAACGCAGCAGCAAGCCGACGAGCTGGCCAGCGCGGGCGAAACGCTCGAGATGTTCCACAGCAAGGAAAGCGACGCCACGCAGTACAACTTCGAAGGCAAGCACTTCCTTATGGCCGAAGACAACGACTTCAACGCCGAAATCGCCATCGAACTTCTGGGCACGCTCGGCGTCACGGTCGACCACGCCAACGACGGCCCCGTGGTGGTGGACATGTTCGAGAAGGCGCCCGCGGGCACGTACGACGCCATCCTCATGGACATCCAAATGCCCACGTTCAACGGCTGGGAGGCAACGCGGCGCATCCGCGCGCTCGACAAAGACGACGCGAAAACGGTGCCCATCATCGCGCTGTCGGCGAACAACTACGTGGAAGACGCGCGGCAGTCGCGCGAGGCGGGCATGAACGGTCACACGGGCAAACCCATCGAAATGGACGAACTGAAAGCACAGCTTGCGGCCGCAACCGCAGAATCCGCCTATCTAGGAGGGAAATAA
- a CDS encoding AAA family ATPase has protein sequence MIVEQSKAIVAEVNKALIGKQEVVEQALMAIYAGGHILLEDVPGTGKTTLALALSKCLDLDYKRVQFTPDTMPSDITGFTMLNRKTGEFEFNWGAVNCNLLLGDEINRTSAKTQSALLEVMEELAVTVDGVSHPVPKPFICIATENPVGSAGTQPLPDSQIDRFMVRLSIGYPSTADQVNILKAKRYANPLDDIKAKISRDNLLEIQNFLGNVQVADTVLDYIVRLCEQTRDMELVELGVSPRGVIALTRMARACALIRERDFVSPEDVREVFKATCAHRLALKPQARIESVTAEDILDQVMEIVPAPSMGQVVGRAAR, from the coding sequence ATGATCGTCGAGCAATCAAAGGCCATCGTCGCGGAAGTGAACAAGGCCCTTATCGGCAAGCAGGAAGTCGTGGAGCAGGCGCTTATGGCCATTTACGCCGGCGGCCACATCCTGCTTGAAGACGTCCCCGGCACGGGCAAAACCACGCTGGCCCTGGCGCTGTCGAAGTGCCTTGACCTGGATTACAAGCGCGTGCAGTTCACCCCCGACACCATGCCGTCGGACATCACGGGCTTCACCATGCTCAACCGCAAAACGGGCGAATTCGAGTTCAACTGGGGCGCCGTGAACTGCAACCTGCTGCTGGGCGACGAAATCAACCGCACCAGCGCCAAAACGCAATCGGCCCTGCTTGAGGTCATGGAAGAGCTTGCCGTCACCGTCGACGGCGTCAGCCACCCCGTGCCCAAGCCGTTCATCTGCATCGCCACGGAAAACCCCGTGGGCTCGGCCGGCACGCAGCCTCTGCCCGACAGCCAGATCGACCGCTTCATGGTGCGCCTGTCCATCGGCTACCCCTCCACGGCCGACCAGGTCAACATCCTGAAGGCGAAGCGCTACGCCAACCCGCTTGACGACATCAAGGCGAAGATCAGCCGCGACAACCTGCTGGAAATCCAGAACTTCCTGGGCAACGTGCAGGTGGCCGACACCGTGCTCGACTACATCGTGCGCCTGTGCGAGCAAACACGCGACATGGAGCTGGTGGAGCTGGGCGTCAGCCCCCGCGGCGTCATCGCGCTGACGCGCATGGCCCGCGCCTGCGCGCTTATCCGCGAGCGCGACTTCGTGTCGCCTGAGGACGTGCGCGAGGTGTTCAAGGCCACGTGCGCGCACCGCTTGGCGCTCAAACCCCAGGCCCGCATCGAATCCGTCACCGCCGAGGACATCCTCGACCAGGTCATGGAAATCGTGCCCGCGCCCTCCATGGGCCAGGTCGTCGGCCGCGCCGCGCGCTAG
- a CDS encoding DUF58 domain-containing protein, whose translation MKRNPIICIVAIVLAVGSFVATNNAAALTVALIAIIAPAASTAFGRATAAHTQLQFGLQHACTAGQPLELGITVTRPALSRNRIRLTFRFRNLLTNATEEVPVTLAPASGKTEHFHLPLNTSFCGRIEVSLVSARATNSLDFIDADIQDARLETSYTVYPEIADIIAQTTRANRSSISGSTYDYHRKGQDRTEVFEMRDFQEGDSLKAVHWKLSARFDDLMVREPSRPTDYDITILCDPHDPGHGSAHANVLNGVMSVTASISLSLIQQGLSHSVAYLTDDALESEFVDSRNSFNTMLDMLVSTPLPTAAFEDTAAFDEFRRAHNVTRTVLVTDVLDEALAAKLNQLTDLSVFYISESTQTGSDTSSGYLLTHIPADGIGERIKNLEL comes from the coding sequence ATGAAGCGGAATCCCATCATATGCATCGTCGCCATCGTGCTGGCCGTCGGCTCGTTTGTTGCCACGAACAACGCCGCCGCCTTGACGGTTGCGCTCATCGCCATCATCGCACCGGCCGCTAGCACGGCGTTCGGGCGCGCCACGGCTGCCCACACGCAGCTGCAGTTCGGGCTTCAGCACGCCTGCACCGCAGGTCAGCCGCTTGAACTGGGCATCACCGTCACGCGCCCGGCGCTTTCGCGCAACCGCATTCGCTTGACGTTTCGCTTCCGCAACCTGCTGACGAACGCCACGGAGGAGGTGCCCGTCACGCTTGCGCCCGCGTCGGGCAAAACCGAGCACTTCCACCTGCCGCTCAACACCAGCTTCTGCGGGCGCATCGAGGTGTCGCTCGTGTCCGCCCGCGCCACCAACTCGCTGGACTTCATCGACGCCGACATCCAAGACGCGCGCCTGGAAACGTCCTACACCGTGTACCCGGAAATCGCCGACATCATCGCGCAGACCACGCGCGCAAACCGCTCCAGCATCTCCGGCAGCACCTACGATTACCACCGCAAGGGCCAGGACCGCACAGAAGTGTTCGAGATGCGCGACTTCCAGGAAGGCGACTCGCTCAAAGCGGTGCACTGGAAGCTTTCGGCGCGCTTCGACGACCTGATGGTGCGCGAACCCTCGCGTCCCACCGACTACGACATCACCATCCTGTGCGACCCGCACGACCCGGGGCACGGCAGCGCGCACGCCAACGTGCTCAACGGCGTCATGTCCGTTACCGCGTCCATCAGCCTGTCGCTTATCCAGCAGGGCCTTTCCCACTCGGTGGCCTACCTCACCGACGATGCGCTGGAATCGGAGTTCGTCGACAGCCGCAACTCGTTCAACACCATGCTTGACATGCTGGTTTCCACGCCACTGCCCACCGCCGCGTTCGAGGACACGGCCGCATTCGACGAGTTCCGCCGCGCGCACAACGTCACGCGAACGGTGCTGGTCACCGACGTGCTTGACGAAGCGCTGGCCGCAAAGCTCAACCAGCTTACCGACTTAAGCGTGTTCTACATCAGCGAAAGCACGCAGACGGGATCGGACACCTCAAGCGGCTACCTGCTCACCCACATTCCCGCCGACGGCATTGGCGAGCGCATCAAGAATCTGGAGCTGTAA